CGCCCCAGCCCCGCGTCCCTTTGACGCGCGGCAAGGTGATTGACGCGGAGACGTCCGAGCCGGTGCAGGGCGCCATCGTCTTCGTCGCGCGAACGGCCGGGGCCCCCACCGACAAGGCACCCCGCAGCGAGCCGTACGTCGTGGAGACGGCGGAGGACGGCTCCTTCAGCTTGTTCTACCGGCGCCAGCCGCCGTTCACCCTCGAAGTGTTCGCCCCCCGCCGCTACCCCCCGCAGCGCATCCTCGTGACGTCCGTGTCCGAGCCGCTGACGGTGACGCTGGACCCGGGCCCGGGCCTGGAGGTGACGGTGCTGGACCGCCACGGCCAGCCTCGTGAGGCGGTTGTCACCTTCATCATGGGCGAGCTCGACCACCACTTCACTCCGGCCGCGGTCACCCGGGGAGGCCGGGTCGTCCAGCGTGCGCTGACGCCGGGCCTCTACACGGTGACGGCCTCGGCGCTCGACTCCGCGATGAAGGTCCAGAGCCCGACCTGGTTCCTTCCCCAGCACGTGATGGTGCTCACGCACGGGGTGCTCCCCATCGTCTTCAAGGAAGCCGTGGGAGGCGCGACGGTGAAGCTGCGCCTCCCCGAGGAGGGAGGGGCCCTGACGCTGCTCGTCCCCGGGAGCATTCCCCCGCTTCGACGGCTCTGGGACTTGAGGTCTCTGGAGCATCTGGAGCTGCCCTCTGAGAAGCTCGGGTCCGAGGCCACCTGGTTCCATGTACCCGAGGGCCGCGCCACCCTCATCCACGTCGGTAGCACCGACCCGATGAAGCGGGGCCGCCCCATTCACGTGGAGGAGCTGGACATCCCCGCCAGCGGGACGGTGTCACGCGAGCTACACCCGGTGTGGCGGCAATTCGACGTGGAGTCGCCGTAAAGGGCAGGTCCGTGTCGACCACCCGCCTGTGTGCGGGGCCGGAAAATCGGGCGCCAGGTCAGCTTCGGGTACGGTTGACGAAGCCCCATGCCCTTCAAGTTCGTCCACGCCGCGGACCTCCACCTGGACACGCCGTTCCGGGGGGTGGCCTCCCACGGGCCGCTGCTCGGCCGCTTCCAGGACTCCACCTTCCGTGCGCTCACGCGCATCGTCGACCTGTGCCTGCGCGAGCGCGTGGCCTTCCTGCTGCTCGCGGGGGACTTGTTCGACGTGAAGGACCGCTCGGTGCGCGCGCGCCTGGCGCTGCGCCGCGAGCTGGCCCGCCTGGACTCCGCCGGAGTCCAGTCCTTCATCGTCCACGGCAACCATGACCCGCTGAGCGGGGACACCGGCACGCTGGGCCTGCCCGCGTCGGTGAAGGTGTTCGGCCCGGACTGGGAAGAGGTGGAGGTGCGGCGAGAGGGCCGGCGCCTGTGCCGCGTGCAGGGCATCTCCTATCCGGACGTGGAGGTGCGCGATGACTTGTCCGCGCGCTACCGCCGAACGGAAGAGGGCTTCACGGTGGGGCTGCTGCACGCCAACCTGGGCGGCGCGGAGGGCCATGCCAACTACGCGCCCTGCACGGCGGCGGGCCTGGGCTCACGCGGGCTGGACTACTGGGCGCTGGGCCACGTGCACACGCGCGCCGAGCACGCGCTGCCTGGCGGCGGCGTGGCGGTGTACCCGGGCAACCCGCAGGGCCGGCACGCCAACGAGGCCGGTGAGCGCGGCTGCATGCTCGTCGAAATCGAGGACGGCGGCATGCGGCGGCGCTTCGTCCCGGTGGACGGCGTGCGCTGGCACAAGCTCGAGCTGCCATTGTCTGGCATTGGCACGCTGGACGGGCTGCTGGCCACCGCGTGCGAGGCGGTGGAGGCGCAGTGCGCGGCGGAGCTGGACGGCCATGCGGTGCGGCTCACCCTCACCGGCCGGGGCCCGCTGCACCGCGAGCTGGCGCGGCCCGGCGCGCTGGCGCAGCTGGAGACGGACCTTCGCGAGCGCCTGGCCCGAGGCCACCCGCCCGTGCTGCTGGAGTCGCTGCGCGACGGCACGCGCCCGGAGCTGGACCTGGAGGCGCTGCGGGCCGAGGGCGGCTTCGCGCGCACGCTGCTGGACGAGGCGCGCTTCCTGGCGGAGAGCCCGGAGGAGCTGGCGCGGCTGTGGGAGCAGGAGGCGCTGGGCAGCCTGGGCCAGCGGCTGAAGCGGCTGGGCGTGGACGTGCTGGAGGCGCCCCGGCCGGAGTGGGTGGTGGGCGCGGGGCTGCACGGGGTGGAGTCGCTGCACGAGGAGGACGCGTCATGAAGCCAGGGCTGCGCATCGACTCGCTGCGTGTGCTGGGCTTTGGCCGCTTCTCCGGGCTGACGCGCGAGCTGGGCCCGGGGCTGCACCTGCTCCACGGCCCCAACGAGGCGGGGAAGAGCACGCTGCTGGCCTTCCTGCGCAGCATGCTCTTCGGCTTCGAGAAGCGCGGGCAGCCGGAGCGGTACGAGCCCGAGGGCGGCGGCCCCTTCGGCGGCGAGCTGCGCCTGATGACGGACGCGGGGCCGCTGCTGGTGCGGCGCCTGGCGGCGGGCCGGCGCTCCGAGGGTGAGCTGACGGTGCTGGGCCCGGACGGGCAGCCAGTGCCCCGCGAGCGGCTGGAGGACGCGCTGGCGCACGTGTCGCGCGAGCTGTTCTTCGACGTGTTCGCCTTCCGCCTGGACGAGCTGGCCGGCTTCGAGCGGCTCACCGAGCAGCGCGGCGCATCCGAGGCGCTCGTCGCCGCCAGCATGCGCGGCGCGCGCCGGCTGCCGGAGGTGGTGTCGACGCTGGAGAAGCGCGCGAGCGAGCTCTACAAGCCGAACGGCACGAAGCCCGCGCTCAACGAGACGCTGAAGGCGCTGGAGGAGGTGCAGGCGCGGCTGCGCGAGGAGGGCAACCGGCCGGCGCTGTACTTCGCGGAGAAGGAGCGGCTGGGCAGGCTGGTCGAGGAGCAGCGGGTGCTGGAGGCGCGGCTGCGCGACGAGGGCCGCGAGCTGGAGCGCCTGTCGCGGCTGGAGGCGGCGCTCGGAGACGTGGCGGCGCTGGCGGAGGCGCGGGCCGAGCTGGCCTCGCTGCCCGCGCTGGAGCGCTTCCCCGAGGGCGGAGAGGCCCGGCTGGAGGACGCGCTGCACCGGCGCCGGAGCTACCGCGCCGAAGGGGCGCGACTGGCGGAGCGGCTCGCATCCGTGGACGAAGGGCTGGAGCGGCTGTCGGCGCCGTCGCGGGTGCGAGGCCGGGAGGAGGCGCTGCGCGTGGCGCTGGCCGCGTACACGGAGCGCGCGGTGCTGCTGAGGGCCCTGCCCGCCCGGCGCGCGGCGGTGGTGGAGAAGCGGCGGCAGGTGGAGGGCGCCCTGAAAGAACTGGGGCTGCCGGTGGATGGGCCCGGGCTGCTGGCACTGGACCTGAGCGCGAGCGTGCGCGCGGCGCTGGAGGAGCTGGCGGCGCGGCTCGGCACCGTGGAGGCGGAGCGGCGCGAGGCCACGGGCACGCGGGCGCGGGCGCGCTCGGAGCGGGAGCGGCTGGGTGCCGCGGTGGCTCGCGTCCAGGCGGAGCTGGAGGCCCTGCCGGACGTGCGGCCGGCGCAGGTGCGGCAGCAGCAGGCGGGGCTGGCGCGGCTGCGTGGGGTGCGCGGCGAGCTGGAGCGCCTGGGCGAGCAGCGCTCGGAGCTGCGGCGGCAGTTCGAGAGCATGCGCACGCAGGGAGAGGTGCCGCCCTCGGAGCTGGTGCTGCCGGTGTGGTGGGTGCCGGCGGCGGCGGCGGTGGCGGTGGTGCTCGCGGTGGTGGCGTGGCTGCTGGCGGGGACGGCCGTGGGCGCGCTGAGCCTCGCGGGCGGGCTGCTGCTGACGGGGGTGCTGGAGCTGGCCCGGCGGCGCGTGGAGGCCGCGCGCCACGCGGGCCTGGAGGCCCAGGCCGCGCGCCAGCGGTGGAAGCAGCAGGAGGAGGAGCGGCTGCGCTCGACGCTGGCGGGGCTTGCCGCGCGCGAGGAGCTGCTGCACCGCGAGCTGCTGGCCGCCGCCGCGGAGGCGGGCCTGGCGCCGGTGGTGACGGCGGCGGACATGGCGGCGCGCGAGGCGGCGCTCGTGGAGGCGCTGGAGCGGGCCGGGCGGCGCGAGGTGCTCCACCGCGAGTGGGAGAAGCTGCGCGACGGACATGCGGAGGCGCTGGGCGGGGAGCAGCGCGCGGAGGAGGCCCTGCGCGAGGCCGAGGCGCGGCATGCGGAGCTCACGGCGGAGCTGGCGGCGCACCTGACGGCACGGCGCTTCCCGCCCGGGCTCCCCGCGTCGGCGGCGCTCGCGCTGTGGCGGGATGCCGCGGCGCTGCGGCAGCGGCTGCTGGACGTGGGCACGGAGGAAGCGGCGCTGGCGGTGGATGAGCAGGCGTGCGCGGAGGTGGCCTCGCGGCTGTGGAAGGAGGCGGTGGCCGCCGGGCTGGCCACGGAGGCGGGAGCGCCGGGTCCGGTGGACCTGGCTTCCGACACAGCCGGTATCGTGGACGCTTCGGAGGCTTCTCCGAGCGCGGCACGCCTGGCCGGGCCCGCCTCGAGCGCAGCGGGCATGGCGGAGCCCGCCCAGGTTGCGATGCGCCTGAAGACGCCCGCTGAGAGTGCGGTGCGCACAGCGGGGACCGGTGCGCCGGGACTTCCCGCGACGCAGACACCAGACCTCGCGCTGACAGCCGCACGCGTCGCCGCCGCGCTGGAGACGGCCCGCGAGCAGGACAGCGAGCGCCGGGCCCTGGACGAGCGCCGCCGCGAGCTGCTCGCGGAGAAGGCTCGGCTGGACGGCCTGTGCCACGAGGAAGAAGCGGCCATCGCCGCGCTGCTGTCCGAGGGCGGCAGCCCCGACGAAGAGACATTCCGCCGCCGGGCCGCGCAGGCCCACCGGTACGCCCAGCTCACCCACCGCGCGCGCGAGCTGTCCCAGCGCATCGAGGCCCGCACCGGGCTGTCCGAGCCCCCGGTCCGCGAGGCCCTCCGTGACGCAGGCGGCGAGGAGGGCCTGCGCTCCACGCTGGAGTCACGGCGCGGACGCCACGCCGAAGCCCAGGAGCGACTGAAGGCCGTGCTCACCGAGCTGGGCGCCGTGCACGGCCAGCTCGAGCGCTGGGAGAACGACGACGTGCTGGCGCGGCTGCGCATCGAGGAGGAAGCCCTCCGCGCGAAGGCCGCGGAGCTGGCCACGCGCTACGCCACGGACCGGCTGACGCTGGCCCTGCTGGCGCGGGCCCGGCATCGCTTCGAGGAGGACCAGCAGCCCCGCGTGGTGCAGCTCGCCTCCGAGCACTTCGCCGCGCTGACCCAGGGCCGCTACCGCCGCGTCTTCATCCCCACCAGCGAGGAGCGGGAGCTGCGCGTGAGCGACGGCGAGCGCGACTGGAGCGCGGCCCAGCTCTCCCGGGGCACGCGCGAGCAGCTCTACCTGGCCTTCCGCCTCGCCGTGGTGCGCGACTTCGGCGAGACGCGCGGCGCCCTGCCGCTCATCGTGGACGACGTGCTGGTGAACTTCGACCCTGAGCGGGCCCGGGGCGCCATCCGCCTGCTGGCGAAGCTCTCCGCCCGCCAGCAGGTGATTGCCTTCACCTGCCACCCCTGGCTGCGCGAGGCCTTCGCCGCCGAAGGGGCCCGGGTCCACGAGCTGGAGACCCGCGCGAGCCCCCCTCAGCAGGCCCAGCCCTCCGTGCTGCAGGCGGGCTGATTTGACC
This DNA window, taken from Pyxidicoccus xibeiensis, encodes the following:
- a CDS encoding carboxypeptidase-like regulatory domain-containing protein, coding for MHTTRRSRLGLVVLWALALPGAGLLLGSAPPQPRVPLTRGKVIDAETSEPVQGAIVFVARTAGAPTDKAPRSEPYVVETAEDGSFSLFYRRQPPFTLEVFAPRRYPPQRILVTSVSEPLTVTLDPGPGLEVTVLDRHGQPREAVVTFIMGELDHHFTPAAVTRGGRVVQRALTPGLYTVTASALDSAMKVQSPTWFLPQHVMVLTHGVLPIVFKEAVGGATVKLRLPEEGGALTLLVPGSIPPLRRLWDLRSLEHLELPSEKLGSEATWFHVPEGRATLIHVGSTDPMKRGRPIHVEELDIPASGTVSRELHPVWRQFDVESP
- a CDS encoding AAA family ATPase: MKPGLRIDSLRVLGFGRFSGLTRELGPGLHLLHGPNEAGKSTLLAFLRSMLFGFEKRGQPERYEPEGGGPFGGELRLMTDAGPLLVRRLAAGRRSEGELTVLGPDGQPVPRERLEDALAHVSRELFFDVFAFRLDELAGFERLTEQRGASEALVAASMRGARRLPEVVSTLEKRASELYKPNGTKPALNETLKALEEVQARLREEGNRPALYFAEKERLGRLVEEQRVLEARLRDEGRELERLSRLEAALGDVAALAEARAELASLPALERFPEGGEARLEDALHRRRSYRAEGARLAERLASVDEGLERLSAPSRVRGREEALRVALAAYTERAVLLRALPARRAAVVEKRRQVEGALKELGLPVDGPGLLALDLSASVRAALEELAARLGTVEAERREATGTRARARSERERLGAAVARVQAELEALPDVRPAQVRQQQAGLARLRGVRGELERLGEQRSELRRQFESMRTQGEVPPSELVLPVWWVPAAAAVAVVLAVVAWLLAGTAVGALSLAGGLLLTGVLELARRRVEAARHAGLEAQAARQRWKQQEEERLRSTLAGLAAREELLHRELLAAAAEAGLAPVVTAADMAAREAALVEALERAGRREVLHREWEKLRDGHAEALGGEQRAEEALREAEARHAELTAELAAHLTARRFPPGLPASAALALWRDAAALRQRLLDVGTEEAALAVDEQACAEVASRLWKEAVAAGLATEAGAPGPVDLASDTAGIVDASEASPSAARLAGPASSAAGMAEPAQVAMRLKTPAESAVRTAGTGAPGLPATQTPDLALTAARVAAALETAREQDSERRALDERRRELLAEKARLDGLCHEEEAAIAALLSEGGSPDEETFRRRAAQAHRYAQLTHRARELSQRIEARTGLSEPPVREALRDAGGEEGLRSTLESRRGRHAEAQERLKAVLTELGAVHGQLERWENDDVLARLRIEEEALRAKAAELATRYATDRLTLALLARARHRFEEDQQPRVVQLASEHFAALTQGRYRRVFIPTSEERELRVSDGERDWSAAQLSRGTREQLYLAFRLAVVRDFGETRGALPLIVDDVLVNFDPERARGAIRLLAKLSARQQVIAFTCHPWLREAFAAEGARVHELETRASPPQQAQPSVLQAG
- a CDS encoding metallophosphoesterase family protein, encoding MPFKFVHAADLHLDTPFRGVASHGPLLGRFQDSTFRALTRIVDLCLRERVAFLLLAGDLFDVKDRSVRARLALRRELARLDSAGVQSFIVHGNHDPLSGDTGTLGLPASVKVFGPDWEEVEVRREGRRLCRVQGISYPDVEVRDDLSARYRRTEEGFTVGLLHANLGGAEGHANYAPCTAAGLGSRGLDYWALGHVHTRAEHALPGGGVAVYPGNPQGRHANEAGERGCMLVEIEDGGMRRRFVPVDGVRWHKLELPLSGIGTLDGLLATACEAVEAQCAAELDGHAVRLTLTGRGPLHRELARPGALAQLETDLRERLARGHPPVLLESLRDGTRPELDLEALRAEGGFARTLLDEARFLAESPEELARLWEQEALGSLGQRLKRLGVDVLEAPRPEWVVGAGLHGVESLHEEDAS